The following proteins come from a genomic window of Salvia hispanica cultivar TCC Black 2014 chromosome 4, UniMelb_Shisp_WGS_1.0, whole genome shotgun sequence:
- the LOC125224159 gene encoding uncharacterized protein LOC125224159, with translation MCNPPVFNGLGNPVVAENWIRAMERIFNFLHCNDQERLTCMTFQLTGSADFWWEARKKILTPEQLAQMTWNEFKTGMYDKYIPKSYRKAKEVEFYNLKQGRMSVTEYDIMFCDMSRYAPDQVDTDEKMADKFCAGLRYEIRMALASLGGLSYPESLSRALDIEAAMPREKSTILVAAAPPQQQQNFREKRRWDNSLWETLS, from the coding sequence ATGTGCAACCCACCGGTATTCAATGGCTTAGGGAATCCAGTGGTGGCTGAAAACTGGATACGCGCCATGGAACGTATCTTCAACTTCCTGCACTGCAATGACCAGGAACGCTTGACTTGTATGACCTTCCAACTGACAGGATCAGCTGATTTCTGGTGGGAGGCACGAAAGAAAATTTTGACCCCGGAGCAACTGGCTCAGATGACTTGGAATGAATTCAAGACTGGAATGTATGATAAGTACATCCCGAAGAGTTACCGTAAGGCCAAGGAAGTGGAATTCTATAATTTGAAACAAGGACGGATGTCCGTTACTGAGTATGACATAATGTTCTGCGACATGTCTCGCTATGCGCCTGACCAAGTCGACACTGATGAGAAGATGGCTGATAAGTTTTGTGCCGGTCTGAGGTACGAAATAAGGATGGCCTTGGCAAGCCTTGGAGGGTTATCGTACCCCGAATCACTGAGTCGAGCTTTGGATATTGAGGCAGCCATGCCCAGAGAGAAGTCAACTATACTTGTTGCCGCAGCACCACCTCAACAACAGCAAAACTTCCGAGAGAAAAGGAGGTGGGATAATTCACTATGGGAAACCTTAAGTTAG
- the LOC125224001 gene encoding uncharacterized protein LOC125224001 isoform X1 has protein sequence MYLHEECAEMPREITHALHPQHSLIQQRALAYWDSNTTCAVCGGWTVEIAYTCDACKFNIHIKCAHSMDMMGEASFTKHPSHPQHHLKLLRRRGRGIRCDACGVIHPGNSYICTVCDYCINETCATLGPTTNRLLHDHPLSLAYRLPQEYIEYRFTCDVCFKDFLPYYWVYHCVTCRYVVHINCAFTLSPPIRSNNDGDVLVLPTNNVAGDVIGAFVRKLGVTVICNDNELVKGKYKLHNPEHQLRLISASMHDDEEEEGENDDDDDDEDDAELDPCGSQIVCDGCTDPISWWSNYISCGECNFFLHLACFKLPAELSCHPLHPEHDHMLTLQMSHKLRSVYCKVCSYNTNGLFYRCTHCNFEADIKCVSLPDIIKHRAHPHHLNLYTREMTMALTHIARLCSACGDNPYFFPCYRCDVCQISFDFKCVLLPLQVNNRRWDKHPLPLTFDATANHPSDFYCEVCETKMHPRSGMYHCRDCDVSIHPTCLKTVGGEYRNFKFGQRCDVGALHQHPVVCQLTNKLGCSICGVRKVYGTPGLQCASQNCDFFMCADDCGGYENSIHTID, from the exons ATGTATCTGCACGAAGAATGCGCAGAAATGCCGCGAGAGATCACTCACGCCCTCCACCCTCAACACTCCCTCATCCAACAACGAGCTCTAGCGTATTGGGATTCCAATACCACATGTGCAGTATGTGGAGGTTGGACTGTAGAGATTGCGTACACGTGCGACGCATGCAAGTTCAATATCCATATAAAGTGCGCGCACAGCATGGACATGATGGGTGAGGCCAGCTTCACCAAACATCCCAGCCATCCACAGCATCACCTAAAGCTGTTGCGTCGGCGGGGCCGTGGCATCAGGTGCGATGCTTGCGGAGTCATACACCCAGGGAATTCCTATATCTGCACCGTTTGCGACTACTGCATCAACGAGACCTGTGCCACCTTGGGCCCCACCACGAACCGCCTTCTCCACGACCACCCGCTCTCCCTTGCTTACCGTCTTCCACAAGAATATATCGAGTACCGATTCACGTGTGATGTGTGTTTCAAGGATTTTTTGCCTTATTATTGGGTCTATCATTGTGTGACTTGCAGATATGTTGTCCATATCAACTGCGCCTTCACACTATCTCCCCCCATCAG GAGCAATAATGATGGAGATGTCCTTGTGTTGCCCACAAATAACGTAGCGGGAGATGTGATCGGAGCTTTTGTTAGGAAATTAGGAGTAACTGTGATTTGTAATGATAATGAGTTGGTGAAAGGCAAATATAAACTTCATAATCCTGAGCATCAGTTACGTTTAATCTCGGCATCAATgcatgatgatgaagaagaagaaggagaaaatgatgatgatgatgatgatgaagacgATGCTGAACTTGATCCGTGTGGGTCTCAAATAGTATGTGATGGATGCACCGATCCAATTTCATGGTGGTCAAATTACATAAGTTGTGGTGAATGCAATTTCTTTCTCCACTTAGCTTGTTTCAAATTACCAGCGGAGCTCAGCTGTCATCCGCTCCATCCCGAACATGATCACATGTTAACCCTTCAAATGAGTCACAAACTCAGATCTGTTTACTGCAAGGTCTGTTCGTACAATACAAATGGGCTCTTCTATAGGTGCACACATTGCAACTTCGAAGCTGATATCAAATGTGTTTCTCTGCCCGACATCATCAAACACAGAGCTCACCCACATCATCTCAATCTGTACACTCGAGAGATGACGATGGCTCTAACACACATTGCCCGCTTGTGCAGCGCATGTGGTGATAATCCATATTTCTTTCCCTGTTACAGATGTGATGTCTGCCAAATATCATTTGATTTCAAGTGTGTGTTGCTGCCGCTACAAGTGAATAATCGCAGATGGGATAAGCATCCGCTGCCGTTGACGTTTGATGCTACCGCCAACCATCCCAGTGACTTCTATTGCGAAGTCTGTGAAACGAAGATGCATCCCAGGAGCGGGATGTATCACTGCCGAGACTGTGATGTTTCCATCCATCCCACCTGCCTCAAGACAGTGGGGGGCGAGTATCGGAACTTCAAGTTTGGGCAGCGATGTGATGTCGGGGCACTTCACCAACACCCTGTCGTGTGTCAACTAACCAATAAGTTAGGCTGCAGCATATGCGGCGTAAGGAAGGTTTATGGTACTCCGGGATTGCAATGTGCTTCACAGAATTGTGACTTCTTCATGTGTGCAGACGACTGTGGTGGATATGAAAACTCCATACACACCATTGATTGA
- the LOC125224001 gene encoding uncharacterized protein LOC125224001 isoform X2 has translation MYLHEECAEMPREITHALHPQHSLIQQRALAYWDSNTTCAVCGGWTVEIAYTCDACKFNIHIKCAHSMDMMGEASFTKHPSHPQHHLKLLRRRGRGIRCDACGVIHPGNSYICTVCDYCINETCATLGPTTNRLLHDHPLSLAYRLPQEYIEYVVHINCAFTLSPPIRSNNDGDVLVLPTNNVAGDVIGAFVRKLGVTVICNDNELVKGKYKLHNPEHQLRLISASMHDDEEEEGENDDDDDDEDDAELDPCGSQIVCDGCTDPISWWSNYISCGECNFFLHLACFKLPAELSCHPLHPEHDHMLTLQMSHKLRSVYCKVCSYNTNGLFYRCTHCNFEADIKCVSLPDIIKHRAHPHHLNLYTREMTMALTHIARLCSACGDNPYFFPCYRCDVCQISFDFKCVLLPLQVNNRRWDKHPLPLTFDATANHPSDFYCEVCETKMHPRSGMYHCRDCDVSIHPTCLKTVGGEYRNFKFGQRCDVGALHQHPVVCQLTNKLGCSICGVRKVYGTPGLQCASQNCDFFMCADDCGGYENSIHTID, from the exons ATGTATCTGCACGAAGAATGCGCAGAAATGCCGCGAGAGATCACTCACGCCCTCCACCCTCAACACTCCCTCATCCAACAACGAGCTCTAGCGTATTGGGATTCCAATACCACATGTGCAGTATGTGGAGGTTGGACTGTAGAGATTGCGTACACGTGCGACGCATGCAAGTTCAATATCCATATAAAGTGCGCGCACAGCATGGACATGATGGGTGAGGCCAGCTTCACCAAACATCCCAGCCATCCACAGCATCACCTAAAGCTGTTGCGTCGGCGGGGCCGTGGCATCAGGTGCGATGCTTGCGGAGTCATACACCCAGGGAATTCCTATATCTGCACCGTTTGCGACTACTGCATCAACGAGACCTGTGCCACCTTGGGCCCCACCACGAACCGCCTTCTCCACGACCACCCGCTCTCCCTTGCTTACCGTCTTCCACAAGAATATATCGA ATATGTTGTCCATATCAACTGCGCCTTCACACTATCTCCCCCCATCAG GAGCAATAATGATGGAGATGTCCTTGTGTTGCCCACAAATAACGTAGCGGGAGATGTGATCGGAGCTTTTGTTAGGAAATTAGGAGTAACTGTGATTTGTAATGATAATGAGTTGGTGAAAGGCAAATATAAACTTCATAATCCTGAGCATCAGTTACGTTTAATCTCGGCATCAATgcatgatgatgaagaagaagaaggagaaaatgatgatgatgatgatgatgaagacgATGCTGAACTTGATCCGTGTGGGTCTCAAATAGTATGTGATGGATGCACCGATCCAATTTCATGGTGGTCAAATTACATAAGTTGTGGTGAATGCAATTTCTTTCTCCACTTAGCTTGTTTCAAATTACCAGCGGAGCTCAGCTGTCATCCGCTCCATCCCGAACATGATCACATGTTAACCCTTCAAATGAGTCACAAACTCAGATCTGTTTACTGCAAGGTCTGTTCGTACAATACAAATGGGCTCTTCTATAGGTGCACACATTGCAACTTCGAAGCTGATATCAAATGTGTTTCTCTGCCCGACATCATCAAACACAGAGCTCACCCACATCATCTCAATCTGTACACTCGAGAGATGACGATGGCTCTAACACACATTGCCCGCTTGTGCAGCGCATGTGGTGATAATCCATATTTCTTTCCCTGTTACAGATGTGATGTCTGCCAAATATCATTTGATTTCAAGTGTGTGTTGCTGCCGCTACAAGTGAATAATCGCAGATGGGATAAGCATCCGCTGCCGTTGACGTTTGATGCTACCGCCAACCATCCCAGTGACTTCTATTGCGAAGTCTGTGAAACGAAGATGCATCCCAGGAGCGGGATGTATCACTGCCGAGACTGTGATGTTTCCATCCATCCCACCTGCCTCAAGACAGTGGGGGGCGAGTATCGGAACTTCAAGTTTGGGCAGCGATGTGATGTCGGGGCACTTCACCAACACCCTGTCGTGTGTCAACTAACCAATAAGTTAGGCTGCAGCATATGCGGCGTAAGGAAGGTTTATGGTACTCCGGGATTGCAATGTGCTTCACAGAATTGTGACTTCTTCATGTGTGCAGACGACTGTGGTGGATATGAAAACTCCATACACACCATTGATTGA
- the LOC125224456 gene encoding uncharacterized protein LOC125224456, whose amino-acid sequence MSENVMKSEVILHHFLHQHPLILTVADATGDDQQRCDVCGCDIFSRDAIYRCSHDNCSSGRIALHKECAEMPREISLSSHPQHSLIQKKLPYSSDVHTWDVPMLIPPSCAVCTLMIRGGKGYSCSSCNFYIHIGCAHSMDVMGEASFTKHPSHPRHDLTLLRRPDALLMCDACGTAHRGNSYICTACPYCINESCAALPAAFDCGHLHGHPLSLAYRLPLEYIKYRFKCDVCYKDLSPYNWVYHCGICRYVAHINCATTSSLIKDTVDVDPDVVVCPINDIAEEVIVPFVRKLGMTPISNVDEFVKCKNEFHNPDHRLRIISSSPCHNQEEKDEDDDDLKYGFKSKLVCDGCTAPISSSSEYISCGECEYFLHLACYLLPFGFSGHPLHPQPNHILTLQMCPKLNFVRCNICRFDTNGLVYCCKQCNFKVDIKCFCLPNTIRHAAHPRHNLNLQLMEVMSTKGKRNIPRMCRACDDPTSGYVCYRCDVCDIVLHSRCALLPAQVNNCRWDKHPLPLTYDASANHPSEFYCDLCEQEMNPKTWMYHCRGCDASIHPKCLPTVLGWCRNIKFGQRYVIGAFHKHNIGISASFPRRSRILSAWFESITEFAERYDGVTLHEYPVAYQLTNKLGCSICGVRKVYGTHGFQCDSHKCDFFVCFDLCARYLQNQTHFK is encoded by the exons ATGAGTGAGAATGTTATGAAGAGTGAGGTGATTCTTCATCATTTCCTCCATCAACACCCACTCATCCTCACTGTAGCTGATGCGACTGGAGACGACCAGCAACGGTGCGACGTCTGTGGGTGTGACATCTTCTCCAGAGACGCGATCTACAGATGCAGCCACGACAACTGCAGCAGCGGCCGCATAGCATTACACAAAGAATGCGCAGAAATGCCGCGAGAGATCAGTCTCTCCTCCCACCCTCAACACTCcctcatccaaaaaaaactcCCTTATTCAAGTGATGTACACACGTGGGATGTACCAATGTTGATTCCCCCATCATGTGCAGTGTGCACACTTATGATCAGAGGAGGGAAAGGGTACAGCTGCAGCAGCTGCAATTTCTACATCCACATAGGGTGCGCGCATAGCATGGATGTGATGGGCGAGGCCAGCTTCACCAAACACCCCAGCCATCCGCGCCACGACCTCACGCTGCTGCGGAGGCCGGATGCCTTGTTGATGTGCGATGCTTGTGGCACCGCACACAGAGGGAACTCCTACATCTGCACCGCTTGTCCGTACTGCATCAATGAGAGCTGTGCGGCCTTGCCTGCTGCCTTCGACTGCGGCCACCTCCACGGCCACCCGCTCTCCCTTGCTTATCGCCTCCCGCTTGAATATATCAAGTACCGTTTCAAGTGTGATGTGTGTTACAAGGACTTGTCCCCTTATAATTGGGTCTATCATTGTGGGATTTGCAGATATGTTGCCCATATCAATTGTGCCACTACATCTTCCCTCATCAA GGACACTGTTGATGTGGATCCGGATGTCGTTGTATGTCCCATAAATGACATAGCGGAAGAGGTTATTGTACCATTTGTTAGGAAATTAGGAATGACACCCATCTCTAATGTTGATGAGTTCGTCAAATGCAAAAATGAATTCCATAACCCCGATCATCGGTTACGTATAATCTCATCTTCACCGTGTCATAACCAAGAAGAAaaggatgaagatgatgacGATCTTAAGTATGGGTTTAAGTCCAAATTGGTATGTGATGGATGCACCGCACCTATTTCATCATCAAGTGAATACATAAGTTGTGGCGAATGCGAATACTTTCTCCACTTAGCATGCTATCTATTACCATTTGGGTTCTCCGGTCATCCACTCCACCCCCAACCTAATCACATCCTAACCCTTCAAATGTGTCCCAAACTCAACTTTGTTCGCTGCAACATTTGTAGGTTCGACACAAATGGACTCGTATATTGTTGCAAACAGTGCAACTTCAAAGTAGATATAAAGTGCTTTTGTCTGCCCAACACCATAAGACACGCAGCTCACCCGCGTCACAATCTCAACCTTCAGCTCATGGAAGTGATGTCGACCAAGGGGAAAAGGAACATTCCGCGCATGTGCAGGGCGTGTGATGATCCTACAAGTGGCTATGTCTGCTACAGATGTGATGTCTGCGATATCGTATTGCATTCACGGTGTGCGCTGCTGCCGGCACAAGTGAATAACTGTAGATGGGATAAGCACCCGCTGCCACTGACGTACGATGCTAGCGCCAACCATCCAAGTGAGTTCTACTGCGATCTATGTGAACAGGAGATGAATCCCAAGACTTGGATGTATCACTGCCGAGGCTGCGATGCTTCAATCCATCCCAAGTGCTTGCCAACCGTGCTGGGATGGTGTCGGAACATCAAGTTTGGGCAGCGATACGTTATCGGGGCATTTCACAAACACAATATCGGGATTTCTGCATCCTTTCCTCGACGGTCGAGGATCTTGTCGGCCTGGTTTGAGAGCATCACGGAGTTTGCGGAGCGATATGATGGCGTGACGCTTCACGAATACCCTGTCGCGTATCAACTAACCAATAAGTTAGGCTGCAGCATATGCGGCGTAAGGAAGGTTTATGGTACCCATGGATTTCAGTGTGACTCACACAAATGTGACTTCTTCGTATGTTTTGACCTGTGTGCTAGATATCTCCAAAATCAAACACACTTCAAATGA
- the LOC125219283 gene encoding uncharacterized protein LOC125219283 isoform X2 — protein sequence MYLHEECAEMPREITHAFHPQHSLIQRRVYPFSRRPTCSVCRHRITEIVYSCSSPHSCKFHIHVKCAHSMDMMGERSSFTKHPSHPQHDLKLLWKPGRGASIRCDACGVIHPGNSYICTTCQYCINESCAALGPTTNRLLHDHPLSLAYRLPQEYIECGFRCDVCFKRFFPYYWVYHCVICRYVVHINCASTLSPPIRSNNDGDVLALPSNDIAGDVIIGAFVKKLGATVICNDNDLLKGKYKLHNPEHQLRLISVSLHDDEEEEEEEEGENNNDDDDDDDDAELKCGSQIVCDGCTDPISWWSNYISCGECSFFLHLACFKLPAELSCHPLHPEHDHILTLQMCPKVDYVYCRVCWDSTNGLFYGCKAKECNFRIDIKCVSLPGTIKHASHPHHLNRPTSRTIYWGLKCCACSDQAYGPACYACDVCQIIFHSKCALLPAQVSNRRWDKHPLPLTFNAAANHPSDFYCEVCERKMHPRSGMYHCRDCDVSIHPSCLKTVGGRYRNFKFGQRYDVGALHQHPVVHQLTNKLQCNVCGRRKVYGTQGFQCASQNCDFFMCSVTCGAKHKNVIHAID from the exons ATGTATTTACACGAAGAATGCGCAGAAATGCCGCGAGAGATCACTCACGCCTTCCACCCTCAACACTCCCTCATCCAACGACGAGTGTATCCTTTTAGTCGCAGGCCAACATGTTCAGTATGTCGACATCGGATTACAGAGATTGTGTACTCGTGCAGTAGCCCCCACTCGTGCAAATTCCATATCCACGTAAAGTGCGCGCACAGCATGGACATGATGGGCGAGCGAAGCAGCTTCACCAAACATCCCAGCCATCCACAACATGACCTAAAGCTGTTGTGGAAGCCGGGCCGTGGCGCCTCCATCAGGTGCGATGCTTGTGGAGTCATACACCCAGGGAACTCCTATATCTGCACCACTTGCCAGTACTGCATCAACGAGAGCTGTGCCGCCTTGGGCCCCACCACCAACCGCCTTCTCCACGACCACCCTCTCTCCCTTGCTTACCGTCTTCCACAAGAATATATCGAGTGCGGATTCAGGTGTGATGTGTGTTTCAAGCGATTTTTTCCTTATTATTGGGTCTATCATTGTGTCATCTGCAGATATGTTGTCCATATCAACTGCGCCTCCACACTATCTCCCCCCATCAG GAGCAATAATGATGGAGATGTCCTTGCGTTGCCCTCAAATGACATAGCGGGAGATGTGATCATTGGAGCTTTTGTTAAGAAATTAGGAGCAACTGTGATTTGCAATGATAATGATTTGCTGAAAGGCAAATATAAACTCCATAATCCTGAGCATCAGTTACGTTTAATCTCAGTATCACTgcatgatgatgaagaagaagaagaagaagaagaaggagaaaataataatgatgatgatgacgatgaCGACGACGCTGAACTTAAGTGTGGGTCTCAAATAGTATGTGATGGATGCACCGATCCAATTTCATGGTGGTCAAATTACATAAGTTGTGGTGAATGCAGTTTCTTTCTCCACTTAGCTTGTTTCAAATTACCAGCGGAGCTCAGCTGTCATCCACTCCATCCCGAACATGATCACATCTTAACCCTTCAAATGTGTCCCAAAGTCGACTATGTTTACTGCAGGGTCTGTTGGGACTCTACAAATGGGCTCTTCTATGGGTGTAAAGCCAAAGAGTGCAACTTCCGAATAGATATCAAATGCGTTTCTCTGCCCGGCACCATCAAACACGCATCCCACCCACATCATCTCAACCGGCCCACGTCAAGGACAATCTACTGGGGACTCAAATGCTGCGCATGTAGTGATCAGGCATATGGCCCTGCCTGTTACGCATGCGATGTCTGCCAAATCATATTTCATTCTAAGTGTGCGTTGCTGCCCGCGCAAGTGAGTAATCGCAGATGGGATAAGCATCCGCTGCCGCTGACGTTCAACGCTGCAGCCAACCATCCCAGTGACTTCTATTGCGAAGTCTGTGAAAGAAAGATGCATCCCAGGAGCGGGATGTATCACTGCCGAGACTGCGATGTTTCCATCCATCCCAGCTGCCTCAAGACAGTGGGGGGCCGGTATCGGAACTTCAAGTTTGGGCAGCGATATGATGTCGGGGCACTTCACCAACACCCTGTCGTCCATCAACTAACCAATAAGCTGCAGTGCAACGTTTGTGGGCGAAGGAAGGTTTATGGAACCCAAGGATTTCAATGTGCTTCACAGAATTGTGACTTCTTCATGTGTTCGGTAACGTGTGGTGCTAAGCACAAAAATGTCATACACGCCATTGATTGA
- the LOC125219283 gene encoding uncharacterized protein LOC125219283 isoform X1, translated as MSENGKNELLQHPLHHYPLILTQTCFGERCYGCEEAIFPGERIYKCNTKGCYYYMYLHEECAEMPREITHAFHPQHSLIQRRVYPFSRRPTCSVCRHRITEIVYSCSSPHSCKFHIHVKCAHSMDMMGERSSFTKHPSHPQHDLKLLWKPGRGASIRCDACGVIHPGNSYICTTCQYCINESCAALGPTTNRLLHDHPLSLAYRLPQEYIECGFRCDVCFKRFFPYYWVYHCVICRYVVHINCASTLSPPIRSNNDGDVLALPSNDIAGDVIIGAFVKKLGATVICNDNDLLKGKYKLHNPEHQLRLISVSLHDDEEEEEEEEGENNNDDDDDDDDAELKCGSQIVCDGCTDPISWWSNYISCGECSFFLHLACFKLPAELSCHPLHPEHDHILTLQMCPKVDYVYCRVCWDSTNGLFYGCKAKECNFRIDIKCVSLPGTIKHASHPHHLNRPTSRTIYWGLKCCACSDQAYGPACYACDVCQIIFHSKCALLPAQVSNRRWDKHPLPLTFNAAANHPSDFYCEVCERKMHPRSGMYHCRDCDVSIHPSCLKTVGGRYRNFKFGQRYDVGALHQHPVVHQLTNKLQCNVCGRRKVYGTQGFQCASQNCDFFMCSVTCGAKHKNVIHAID; from the exons atGAGTGAGAATGGAAAGAATGAGTTGCTCCAACATCCCCTCCATCATTATCCACTCATTCTCACCCAAACATGTTTTGGTGAAAGATGTTATGGCTGCGAGGAGGCTATCTTCCCCGGAGAGAGGATCTACAAATGCAATACAAAGGGGTGCTATTACTATATGTATTTACACGAAGAATGCGCAGAAATGCCGCGAGAGATCACTCACGCCTTCCACCCTCAACACTCCCTCATCCAACGACGAGTGTATCCTTTTAGTCGCAGGCCAACATGTTCAGTATGTCGACATCGGATTACAGAGATTGTGTACTCGTGCAGTAGCCCCCACTCGTGCAAATTCCATATCCACGTAAAGTGCGCGCACAGCATGGACATGATGGGCGAGCGAAGCAGCTTCACCAAACATCCCAGCCATCCACAACATGACCTAAAGCTGTTGTGGAAGCCGGGCCGTGGCGCCTCCATCAGGTGCGATGCTTGTGGAGTCATACACCCAGGGAACTCCTATATCTGCACCACTTGCCAGTACTGCATCAACGAGAGCTGTGCCGCCTTGGGCCCCACCACCAACCGCCTTCTCCACGACCACCCTCTCTCCCTTGCTTACCGTCTTCCACAAGAATATATCGAGTGCGGATTCAGGTGTGATGTGTGTTTCAAGCGATTTTTTCCTTATTATTGGGTCTATCATTGTGTCATCTGCAGATATGTTGTCCATATCAACTGCGCCTCCACACTATCTCCCCCCATCAG GAGCAATAATGATGGAGATGTCCTTGCGTTGCCCTCAAATGACATAGCGGGAGATGTGATCATTGGAGCTTTTGTTAAGAAATTAGGAGCAACTGTGATTTGCAATGATAATGATTTGCTGAAAGGCAAATATAAACTCCATAATCCTGAGCATCAGTTACGTTTAATCTCAGTATCACTgcatgatgatgaagaagaagaagaagaagaagaaggagaaaataataatgatgatgatgacgatgaCGACGACGCTGAACTTAAGTGTGGGTCTCAAATAGTATGTGATGGATGCACCGATCCAATTTCATGGTGGTCAAATTACATAAGTTGTGGTGAATGCAGTTTCTTTCTCCACTTAGCTTGTTTCAAATTACCAGCGGAGCTCAGCTGTCATCCACTCCATCCCGAACATGATCACATCTTAACCCTTCAAATGTGTCCCAAAGTCGACTATGTTTACTGCAGGGTCTGTTGGGACTCTACAAATGGGCTCTTCTATGGGTGTAAAGCCAAAGAGTGCAACTTCCGAATAGATATCAAATGCGTTTCTCTGCCCGGCACCATCAAACACGCATCCCACCCACATCATCTCAACCGGCCCACGTCAAGGACAATCTACTGGGGACTCAAATGCTGCGCATGTAGTGATCAGGCATATGGCCCTGCCTGTTACGCATGCGATGTCTGCCAAATCATATTTCATTCTAAGTGTGCGTTGCTGCCCGCGCAAGTGAGTAATCGCAGATGGGATAAGCATCCGCTGCCGCTGACGTTCAACGCTGCAGCCAACCATCCCAGTGACTTCTATTGCGAAGTCTGTGAAAGAAAGATGCATCCCAGGAGCGGGATGTATCACTGCCGAGACTGCGATGTTTCCATCCATCCCAGCTGCCTCAAGACAGTGGGGGGCCGGTATCGGAACTTCAAGTTTGGGCAGCGATATGATGTCGGGGCACTTCACCAACACCCTGTCGTCCATCAACTAACCAATAAGCTGCAGTGCAACGTTTGTGGGCGAAGGAAGGTTTATGGAACCCAAGGATTTCAATGTGCTTCACAGAATTGTGACTTCTTCATGTGTTCGGTAACGTGTGGTGCTAAGCACAAAAATGTCATACACGCCATTGATTGA